The genomic window CGTGCTGGTCAGGTACGGCCCACGCGTGGCACGCTGGATCAGGGAGCGCGCCACACACGGCAACGCATCGCTCGAGCAGCACGACGACGGGAGCGTGACGGCCCGTCATCACGTCGCGGACCCAGAGTGGATCCTCAGTCACGTGTTGCAGTACGGGTCGGACGCGGAGATCGTGGAGCCGGAAGAGTTGAGGCAGATGGTACGGGCCAGGATGGGGGCGTTGGCCGGTTAGGCTGCACTGTCACACCCCCCCCTCAGCTTTCCTCCATCAACTCCGATGGAGGTACCCGATGAAAACATCCGTTCTGATCGATCACGAGCCGGTAGCCGACGGCGGTTTCCTGGTTCGACTGCTGCTGCGCATCGAGGGTGAGCAGCCCGAAGACCGAGAGCGCATCCCCCTCAATCTGTCACTCGTGCTCGACCGCTCGGGATCGATGGCGGGGCCGAAGCTGGCCGCGGCGCGCGATGCGGCGGCGATGCTCGTTCAGAGGCTGTGGCTCGAGGACGTCGTCAGCGTGGTAGCGTACGACGATCAGGTGGAGGTCATCGCGGTGCCGGCGTCCGGCAAGGATCGGGAGAATACGAGCGAGCTCATCGGCGGGATCCGGTGCGGCGGTACGACCAACCTGAGCGGGGGTTGGCTGCGCGCGCGCGATCTAGTGGCCGACGGGCTGGTCGAGGGCGGCGTGAATCGGGTGCTCATGCTCACGGACGGGCACGCGAACGTGGGTATCACGGACCCCAATACGCTCGTCGGCCTGTGCAGGGCCGGACAGGAGGCGGGCATCACGACCACCACCATCGGATTCGGTATCGAGTTCGACGAGCAGTTGCTCTCGGACATGGCCGACGCCGGCGGTGGCGCCACCTACTACATCGAGGAGATCGAGCAGGCTGCCGGCGTCTTCGAAGAAGAGCTCGAAGGCCTGCTCTCGCTCTCGGCGCAGAACGTGCGCGTGACGGTCGAGCCCGGCGTGGACGCGGACTTCCTGCAGGTGCTGCACCAGTATCCGTCGCACGCCGAGGGAGAGAAGCTCACGCTCGAGGTCGGTGATCTGTACGCGCGCGAGCCCAGGCTGGTGCTGGCCGAGTTCCTGATCCCCCCGGAGGCGACGGAGGGAGAGGACGGCGCGAGCAAAGAGGCCGACCTGGCGCGCATCACCGTGCAGGCGCACGTGCTCACAAAGGAGGGCGGCGTGGAGCTGCGCACGATCGAGCTGCCGCTCACGCTCACACCTGAAAAAGGCGGACACGTGGAGCCGGAGGTTCGCCGCGAGGTGCTCTTCCTGGCAGCCGCCCGGGCGCGCACCGAGGCTCTGGAAGCGCGCGAGCGCGGGGACTCGCTCGCAGGCGCGGAGAAACTCAGGGCGGTGCGCGACCGGATCATCGATGCCGGGTTCGATGACGCGCGTCTCGACGAGGAGGTGAGCGACCTGCACTCGATGTCGGCTTTGATGGCGACGGAGCAGGTCAGCGAAGCCGACTCCAAGTACATGCGGCAGCGCTCGTATGACAGCTACCGGAGCCGTAAGGAAGCTTCGCAGAGGATTCGGCGGTCGGGGGGTGAGCGCTAGACCGCTACCTCGTGCTCGTGAAGGAAGCTCCCCAGACGCGCACCGTGGAGAGGCTGACGTCGAGGAGATCGGCGAAGACCGCTTGGGAAACCGCGGTTCATGGGGTCCACGGCCCGCCCGGCGGCCAACTCCCCTCACGCCCGCCACCGCCGCGTAGATCATCGAGGACCGGCAGCAGGAACGCACCGATCCCCTCCGCGAACTCTCTCCCTGGATCGTCGGGGGTGGCGATGCCGGCGCGGCGTGCGAACGCCCGTACCTGGGCGGGCCGCGACGGATTCTTCCAGTACTCCACCGTGAGACCTATTGGCTTCTCCTCCGGGATCGGTGTCCGCCGACGCTCGAAGGTCCTACGAACCGCCTCCACCAGAGTCGCGCGATCGAATGCGAAGTGTCCCGCCAGATAGTCCCAAGTCGATCTGCAGATTCAGGCGGGCCGTTCCGCAGCGCGCGGGCAGTATGGTCCGTGTTCCAGCGTATTCGTCCCCGGCCCGGATGGCTTCGATCCGGACCGTGCCCGCATCGAACTCGACGGCGTCCGGCTCGGCGGGCGTGGCGCAGATCGTCTCGAAGTCTCGGAGGATGGCCGCGAACGAGCCGTCCCCCGTCCGCAGCATATCCAGGTCCCGCGTGGCGCGGTAGGGTTGATCCGACCAGAGGCGGAGGAGCATGGCGCCCTTGAGCACGAAGCGGTCCCGCACCTCCGAGGCACCGAGGCGGTAGAGGAAGCGCTCGAGACAGAAGCTCGTAAGCAGTGTCTGGTAGTCGTCACCCCTCTGCCTTGCTCGGTGGAGCAGTCGCGCGGCGACGGAGGCCGGAAGGTTCCTCTTCTCGCCGGTCACGCGATCGCCTCCAGATAGGGCTGCATGACTCGCGTTACACGACAGATGCGAGCGAAGCGCGCCAGATCCGCCGCGCCACCGCGATGACGGCGACTGTAGTCGCGCAGAGCCTCGACCGCGACATCGACACCGATCTTGTGGCGATACTTGAAGCAGTCGGCGACGGTCTTTGCAGCCGAATACACGCGGACTTGGATCTTCTCGAGTTCATGCGTCTCGATCCCCTCGGTCAGCGCCGGACCCGAAAACCGGGCAACGCGGAGCCGCGGGTAGTCGAGCTGCGGCCTTCTCGCCTTCTCGGGCAGTGCGATCCACACCTCGGCGGGGTTCTGGGTCGTCAGCTCGTGAAAGCGTAGCGCGGTGAGGAGACAAATGACTGCTGCCGGTAGTCGCTTGGCTACGTGAGCAAGCGTATGGCCCGCAGTCAGCGTATGGCCCGCGGCAACATAGATCCCCCGAGCCTGCCGCTCGACCTGGCCCTCCCGGACCAGCCGATACAGCAGTCCGCGAGAGATTCCGTGAGTCTCGAGGTCGACGGGCCGCACAATGCCCAGTTCTCGGATGAGTTGGAGGGCCTGATCCCTCTTCGGAGCTGTCATGCCATGAAGATACCAAATCGTCGGTATATATGTATAAGCCCCGACGTTTAGTACTCAGTGGAGAGTTAAACCCTCCGCCGGGCCGCGCCAGAACTCCTCAGGAATGTCGCGTACCGCGTTATCGACGACGCTGAGTTACTGCTCACCATCCGGGCTCCGCATTCGAGGTAAACCGGGCTTTGGTTTGGTAAGCCGAGCGCCGGTCTCTCGGACAAGGGGCGAGGGCGCGTGGCTGCATTCTGCCCTTCTTCGACCTCTTCTGAAACGAACGCAGCACGTAGATTCGCCTCGAGAACCGAACCGTGTAGACCAGGTGGACCGACTTGAGGTTTCGATCAGAACTGTGCAACGTCGAGGGGCTGGGTCAGGAAGCATGTCCTCCGCCCCGGGACTCGGGGATAGCTCGATGGGACCCCTAACCCCATGAGACACATCGCCATCGACTGGTCCGGCGCAAAGCAAGGCGCACGCTCCAAGATCTGGCTGGCCGAGGTCCGCGACGGCCGACTCGTGCGGCTGGAGTGTGGACGATCGCGAGAGGAAATCGTAGACGAGCTCGTCACCGAAGCCGAACGCGACCCCGGTCTCGTGGTCGGCTTGGACTTTGCCTTTTCGGTGCCCCAGTGGTTCTTCCGCCAGCGTGGATTGAGGCGAGTTGAAGATCTCTGGGGGATCGTGACGGAGGACGGTGAGGCATGGCTCGCGGAATGTGAGCCACCGTTCTGGGGCAGGCCTGGAAGGAAGAAGCCGGAGCTGCCTGAGCACTTCAGGCGCACAGAAATGGAATCGCCCCGGGTGGGCGGATCGGCGCCCAAGAGCGTCTTCCAGATCGGGGGCGCGGGGGCGGTAGGGACGGGATCGCTTCGCGGGATGCCGTGCCTCGGCGCGCTGCACGCGGCGGACTTCTCGGTCTGGCCGTTCCACGAGCCGATACGGCCGATGGTGATCGAGAT from Gemmatimonadota bacterium includes these protein-coding regions:
- a CDS encoding VWA domain-containing protein; protein product: MKTSVLIDHEPVADGGFLVRLLLRIEGEQPEDRERIPLNLSLVLDRSGSMAGPKLAAARDAAAMLVQRLWLEDVVSVVAYDDQVEVIAVPASGKDRENTSELIGGIRCGGTTNLSGGWLRARDLVADGLVEGGVNRVLMLTDGHANVGITDPNTLVGLCRAGQEAGITTTTIGFGIEFDEQLLSDMADAGGGATYYIEEIEQAAGVFEEELEGLLSLSAQNVRVTVEPGVDADFLQVLHQYPSHAEGEKLTLEVGDLYAREPRLVLAEFLIPPEATEGEDGASKEADLARITVQAHVLTKEGGVELRTIELPLTLTPEKGGHVEPEVRREVLFLAAARARTEALEARERGDSLAGAEKLRAVRDRIIDAGFDDARLDEEVSDLHSMSALMATEQVSEADSKYMRQRSYDSYRSRKEASQRIRRSGGER
- a CDS encoding nucleotidyl transferase AbiEii/AbiGii toxin family protein codes for the protein MTGEKRNLPASVAARLLHRARQRGDDYQTLLTSFCLERFLYRLGASEVRDRFVLKGAMLLRLWSDQPYRATRDLDMLRTGDGSFAAILRDFETICATPAEPDAVEFDAGTVRIEAIRAGDEYAGTRTILPARCGTARLNLQIDLGLSGGTLRIRSRDSGGGGS
- a CDS encoding AbiEi antitoxin N-terminal domain-containing protein produces the protein MTAPKRDQALQLIRELGIVRPVDLETHGISRGLLYRLVREGQVERQARGIYVAAGHTLTAGHTLAHVAKRLPAAVICLLTALRFHELTTQNPAEVWIALPEKARRPQLDYPRLRVARFSGPALTEGIETHELEKIQVRVYSAAKTVADCFKYRHKIGVDVAVEALRDYSRRHRGGAADLARFARICRVTRVMQPYLEAIA